From Caulobacter segnis, a single genomic window includes:
- a CDS encoding acetyl-CoA C-acetyltransferase, whose protein sequence is MAEALIIDAVRTPRGVGKVGKGALAHLHPQHLAATVLKAIAERNALNTAEVDDVIWSTSTQKGKQGGDLGRMAALDAGYDIKASGMTLDRFCGGGITTVNLAAAQIMSGMEDLIVAGGVEMMSLTAAMAAQEQAAGFPPGLMGSGNAHLDELHPQSHQGVCGDAIASLEGISREDLDALGLESQKRAARAIAENRFAKSIVPVLGEDGQVALDRDEYPRPETTAEGLAALKPAFTALADFPYDEKGATFRKQINRRYPDLKIEHVHHAGNSSGVVDGAAAVLLASRDYAEKRGLKARARVVAMANMGDDPTLMLNAPVPAARKVLAKAGLKVEDIDLWEINEAFAVVAEKFIRDLKLDRAKVNVNGGAIALGHPIGATGAILIGTVLDELERTGGRYGLVTMCAAGGMAPAIIIERLEA, encoded by the coding sequence ATGGCCGAGGCACTGATCATCGACGCCGTCCGCACGCCCCGCGGCGTGGGCAAGGTGGGGAAGGGCGCTTTGGCCCACCTGCATCCCCAGCACCTGGCCGCCACAGTCCTGAAGGCGATCGCCGAGCGCAACGCGCTGAACACGGCCGAGGTCGACGACGTGATCTGGTCGACCTCGACCCAGAAGGGCAAGCAGGGCGGCGACCTGGGCCGCATGGCGGCGCTGGACGCCGGCTACGACATCAAGGCCTCGGGCATGACGCTTGACCGCTTCTGCGGCGGCGGCATCACCACGGTGAACCTGGCGGCCGCCCAGATCATGAGCGGCATGGAGGACCTGATCGTCGCCGGCGGCGTCGAGATGATGAGCCTGACCGCGGCCATGGCCGCCCAAGAGCAGGCGGCCGGCTTCCCGCCCGGCCTGATGGGCTCGGGAAACGCCCACCTCGACGAACTGCATCCTCAGTCGCACCAGGGCGTCTGCGGCGATGCCATCGCCAGCCTGGAAGGCATCAGCCGCGAGGACCTCGACGCCCTGGGTCTGGAGAGCCAGAAGCGCGCCGCCCGCGCCATCGCCGAGAACCGCTTCGCCAAGTCGATCGTGCCGGTGCTGGGCGAGGACGGCCAGGTGGCGCTGGATCGCGACGAATATCCGCGTCCCGAGACGACCGCCGAAGGCTTGGCCGCGCTGAAGCCGGCCTTCACGGCCCTGGCGGACTTTCCGTACGACGAGAAGGGCGCGACCTTCCGCAAGCAGATCAATCGCCGCTATCCGGACCTGAAGATCGAGCACGTGCATCACGCCGGCAATTCGTCGGGCGTGGTGGACGGCGCGGCGGCGGTGCTGCTGGCCTCGCGCGACTATGCGGAAAAGCGCGGCCTGAAGGCCCGCGCCCGCGTCGTGGCCATGGCCAATATGGGCGACGATCCGACCCTGATGCTGAACGCCCCCGTGCCCGCCGCCCGCAAGGTGCTGGCCAAGGCCGGCCTCAAGGTCGAGGACATCGACCTCTGGGAGATCAACGAGGCCTTCGCCGTCGTCGCCGAGAAGTTCATCCGCGATCTGAAGCTCGATCGCGCCAAGGTCAACGTCAATGGCGGCGCCATCGCCCTGGGCCACCCGATCGGGGCCACCGGCGCGATCCTGATCGGCACGGTGCTGGACGAGCTGGAACGCACCGGCGGCCGCTACGGCCTGGTCACCATGTGCGCCGCCGGCGGCATGGCCCCGGCCATCATCATCGAACGCCTCGAAGCCTGA
- a CDS encoding SDR family NAD(P)-dependent oxidoreductase has translation MKLDNTVAAVVTGGASGLGEATARALAAQGVKVAIFDMNEGRGEEVAREIGGVFCKVNVTSDADVDAGFEKARAAHGQERILVNCAGTGNAAKTASRDKATGETKHFPLDAFDRIIQINLVGTFRCIAKSAKGMLDLEPLEDGERGAIVNTASVAAEDGQMGQAAYSASKGGVVGMTLPIARDLMGEGIRVNTILPGIFNTPLMNGAPEAVKAGLAASVPFPKRLGNPEEYAQLAVTMITCGYFNGEDVRLDGGIRMAPR, from the coding sequence ATGAAACTCGACAACACCGTCGCCGCCGTCGTCACTGGTGGCGCTTCGGGCCTGGGCGAGGCCACGGCCCGGGCCCTGGCCGCCCAGGGTGTCAAGGTCGCCATCTTCGACATGAACGAGGGGCGGGGCGAAGAGGTCGCGCGGGAGATCGGCGGCGTGTTCTGCAAGGTCAACGTGACCAGCGACGCCGATGTCGACGCCGGTTTCGAGAAGGCCCGCGCGGCTCACGGCCAGGAGCGGATCCTGGTCAACTGCGCCGGCACCGGCAACGCCGCCAAGACCGCCAGCCGCGACAAGGCCACCGGCGAGACCAAGCACTTCCCGCTCGACGCCTTCGACCGCATCATTCAGATCAACCTGGTCGGTACGTTCCGCTGCATCGCCAAGTCGGCCAAGGGCATGCTGGACCTGGAACCGCTGGAGGACGGCGAGCGCGGCGCGATCGTCAACACCGCCAGCGTCGCGGCCGAGGACGGCCAGATGGGGCAGGCGGCCTATTCCGCCTCGAAGGGCGGCGTGGTGGGCATGACCCTGCCGATCGCCCGCGACCTGATGGGCGAGGGCATCCGGGTCAACACCATCCTGCCGGGGATCTTCAACACCCCGCTGATGAACGGCGCGCCCGAAGCGGTGAAGGCCGGTCTGGCCGCGAGCGTGCCGTTCCCCAAGCGCCTGGGCAATCCCGAGGAATACGCCCAACTGGCGGTGACCATGATCACCTGCGGCTACTTCAACGGCGAGGACGTGCGCCTGGACGGCGGCATCCGCATGGCCCCACGGTAG
- a CDS encoding SDR family NAD(P)-dependent oxidoreductase — protein sequence MSKTQRLAGRTVLVTGASSGIGARFARIVAAEGAAVVIGARRVDRLRALSEEIVAAGGKALAVALDVADEASTIAAYDAAEAAFGPVDGVVANAGIQAEGLAADIAVEDFDQVFAVNVRGVFLTAREGARRMRSAGVAERGRIVLVSSITAKMITPGVTAYSASKAAVSHMGRHLAREWARTGPNVNNLCPGYIKSELAGDWFDTEGGHKQMSKWPRRRILDEDALDPMLVYLLSDESKGVTGADFTIDDGQSL from the coding sequence ATGAGCAAGACCCAGCGACTGGCCGGCCGTACGGTGCTGGTCACCGGCGCCTCCTCGGGGATCGGGGCGCGGTTCGCCCGCATCGTAGCCGCCGAGGGCGCGGCGGTGGTGATCGGCGCGCGCCGCGTCGATCGGCTGCGCGCTCTGAGCGAGGAGATCGTGGCGGCGGGCGGCAAGGCCCTGGCCGTGGCGCTGGACGTCGCCGACGAGGCCTCGACGATCGCCGCCTACGACGCCGCCGAAGCCGCCTTCGGCCCGGTCGACGGGGTGGTGGCCAATGCCGGCATCCAGGCCGAGGGCCTGGCCGCCGACATCGCCGTCGAGGACTTCGATCAGGTATTCGCGGTCAATGTTCGCGGTGTGTTCCTGACCGCTCGCGAGGGCGCCAGACGCATGCGGTCGGCGGGCGTGGCCGAGCGGGGCCGCATCGTGCTGGTGTCGTCGATCACCGCGAAGATGATCACCCCGGGCGTCACCGCCTACAGCGCCTCCAAGGCCGCCGTCAGCCATATGGGCCGTCATCTCGCGCGCGAGTGGGCGCGGACGGGTCCCAACGTCAACAACCTGTGTCCCGGCTACATCAAGTCGGAACTGGCCGGCGACTGGTTCGACACCGAGGGCGGTCACAAGCAAATGAGCAAGTGGCCGCGTCGGCGGATCCTGGACGAAGACGCCCTGGATCCCATGCTGGTCTATCTGCTGTCGGACGAGAGCAAGGGCGTCACCGGCGCGGACTTCACCATCGACGACGGTCAGTCGCTATGA
- a CDS encoding acyl-CoA dehydrogenase family protein, translating into MSVHDAARGAAIAAKVEAFVREVVVPYEQDPRRGAHGPSDALIAELRGKAKAAGVLTPHILADGAHLSHRETAQVLRAAGLSTLGPQAVNVAAPDEGNMYLLGKVASTEQRARFLEPLVTGTARSAFFMTEPAAEGGAGSDPSMLMTTARQDGNHWIIDGRKAFITGAEGARVGIVMAKAEAGATLFLVDLPDPAVRIERVLDTIDSSMPGGHAVVAIEDLRVSADQVLGQPGEGFKLAQMRLAPARLTHCMRWLGACVRANEIATAYAVKRHAFGKPLIDHEGVGFMLAENLIALKQAELMIDWCADVLDGGSLGTAESSMTKVAVSEALMGIADRCVQVMGGTGVTGDTIVEQVFREVRAFRIYDGPTEVHKWSLAKKIKRDAASQL; encoded by the coding sequence ATGAGCGTCCACGACGCCGCCCGGGGCGCCGCGATCGCCGCCAAGGTCGAGGCCTTCGTGCGCGAGGTCGTAGTCCCCTACGAGCAGGACCCCAGGCGCGGCGCCCACGGTCCCTCGGACGCGCTGATCGCCGAGCTGCGCGGCAAGGCCAAGGCGGCCGGGGTGCTGACCCCGCACATCCTGGCCGATGGCGCGCACCTCTCGCACCGTGAGACGGCCCAGGTTCTGCGCGCCGCCGGCCTGTCGACCCTTGGCCCGCAGGCGGTCAATGTCGCCGCGCCGGACGAGGGCAACATGTACCTGCTGGGCAAGGTCGCCTCGACCGAGCAGCGGGCGCGGTTCCTGGAGCCACTGGTGACGGGGACGGCGCGTTCGGCCTTCTTCATGACCGAGCCGGCGGCCGAGGGCGGCGCGGGTTCGGACCCGTCGATGCTGATGACCACGGCGCGCCAGGATGGCAATCACTGGATCATCGATGGCCGCAAGGCCTTCATCACCGGCGCCGAAGGGGCCAGGGTCGGCATCGTCATGGCCAAGGCCGAGGCCGGCGCCACGCTGTTCCTGGTCGACCTGCCCGATCCCGCCGTCCGCATCGAGCGGGTGTTGGACACCATCGACAGTTCCATGCCCGGCGGCCACGCGGTGGTGGCGATCGAGGACCTGCGTGTCTCGGCCGACCAGGTGCTGGGCCAGCCGGGCGAGGGCTTCAAGCTGGCCCAGATGCGCCTGGCCCCGGCCCGCCTGACCCACTGCATGCGCTGGCTTGGCGCCTGTGTTCGCGCCAATGAGATCGCCACGGCCTACGCCGTCAAACGCCACGCCTTCGGCAAGCCGTTGATCGACCACGAGGGCGTCGGCTTCATGCTGGCCGAAAACCTGATCGCGCTGAAACAGGCCGAGTTGATGATCGACTGGTGCGCCGACGTGCTGGATGGCGGATCGCTCGGCACCGCCGAAAGCTCGATGACCAAGGTCGCCGTCAGCGAGGCGCTGATGGGCATAGCCGACCGCTGCGTCCAGGTGATGGGCGGCACGGGCGTCACCGGCGACACCATCGTCGAGCAGGTGTTCCGCGAGGTCCGCGCCTTTCGCATCTACGATGGCCCGACCGAGGTCCACAAATGGAGCCTGGCCAAGAAGATCAAGCGCGACGCGGCCAGCCAGCTATGA
- a CDS encoding phosphotransferase, which yields MSGATVAVRDNARFDTAALERWLAANVPGFSGPMSVEQFAGGQSNPTFRLTTPKRAYVMRRKPPGQLLKGAHAVDREARVMRALEGAGFPVPHVHALCQDDSIIGSWFYVMDLVEGRIFWDGDFPGVAREGKAAHLDAMNATLAQLHGLDPVAIGLSDYGRPDGYLRRQIERWSRQYREDDLAGRTADLDFLVEWLPTRAPTDEAVSVVHGDFRIDNMVFHPERPEVIAVLDWELSTLGHPVVDFAYNLMMYRAPAAMRWSLVGRDLDALGYPDEAAYVAAYLRRTGRTQIADLEVHVAFNLFRLAAIIHGIKGRMLRGNAASADAAGMVAHMDTLAATARQVAEDWERGRR from the coding sequence ATGAGCGGCGCCACCGTCGCCGTCCGCGACAACGCCCGCTTCGACACGGCCGCCCTGGAACGCTGGTTGGCCGCGAACGTGCCGGGCTTCTCGGGCCCGATGAGTGTCGAGCAGTTCGCCGGCGGCCAGTCCAACCCGACCTTCCGCCTGACGACGCCGAAGCGCGCCTACGTCATGCGCCGCAAACCGCCGGGGCAGCTGCTGAAGGGCGCTCACGCCGTCGATCGCGAGGCGCGGGTCATGCGAGCGCTCGAGGGGGCGGGCTTTCCGGTCCCCCACGTCCACGCCCTGTGTCAGGACGACAGCATCATCGGCTCGTGGTTCTACGTCATGGATCTGGTCGAGGGGCGGATCTTCTGGGACGGCGACTTCCCCGGTGTGGCGCGCGAAGGCAAGGCCGCGCACCTGGACGCCATGAACGCGACCCTGGCCCAGCTGCACGGCCTGGACCCCGTCGCGATCGGGCTCTCCGACTACGGACGACCCGACGGCTACCTGCGCCGCCAGATCGAGCGGTGGTCGCGCCAGTACCGCGAGGACGACCTGGCCGGACGCACCGCCGACCTGGACTTCCTGGTCGAGTGGCTGCCGACCCGTGCGCCGACCGACGAGGCGGTGAGCGTCGTCCATGGCGACTTCCGCATCGACAACATGGTCTTCCATCCCGAGCGGCCCGAGGTCATCGCGGTGCTGGACTGGGAGCTGTCGACCCTTGGCCATCCGGTCGTCGACTTCGCCTATAACCTGATGATGTACCGCGCCCCGGCCGCCATGCGCTGGAGCCTGGTGGGGCGGGACCTGGACGCGCTGGGCTATCCGGACGAGGCCGCCTATGTCGCCGCCTATCTGCGCCGTACCGGCCGGACACAGATCGCCGACCTCGAGGTCCATGTCGCCTTCAACCTCTTCCGGCTGGCGGCGATTATCCACGGCATCAAGGGGCGGATGCTGCGCGGCAACGCCGCCTCGGCCGACGCCGCCGGCATGGTCGCCCACATGGACACCTTGGCGGCTACGGCGCGCCAGGTGGCCGAGGATTGGGAGAGGGGAAGGCGCTAG
- a CDS encoding MerR family transcriptional regulator produces MNHAVFPLRAPVRLVSIGDLARQLGVTPRALRHYQDRGLVRSHRLSGNVRGYDAEAVEQLETITALRAVGLPIAAIRQVLELRDRPEAQADALREALSGVLQARRDQVTRLEEMLEEASASPGALASVVAAGKSFA; encoded by the coding sequence ATGAATCACGCCGTCTTCCCCCTTCGCGCCCCTGTTCGCCTGGTCTCGATTGGCGACCTGGCCCGCCAGCTGGGCGTCACCCCGCGCGCCCTGCGCCACTATCAGGACCGGGGCCTGGTCCGCTCGCACCGGCTGAGCGGCAATGTCCGAGGCTATGACGCCGAGGCCGTCGAACAGCTGGAGACGATCACCGCCCTGCGGGCCGTCGGCCTGCCGATCGCGGCCATCCGCCAGGTGCTGGAGCTGCGCGACCGTCCCGAGGCCCAGGCCGACGCCCTGCGCGAGGCGCTGTCCGGCGTCCTCCAGGCCCGGCGCGACCAGGTCACCCGGCTGGAGGAGATGCTGGAGGAGGCGTCCGCCTCGCCCGGCGCGCTGGCCTCCGTCGTCGCGGCCGGCAAGAGCTTCGCCTGA
- a CDS encoding acetyl-CoA carboxylase biotin carboxylase subunit: protein MFTKILIANRGEIAVRVIKTCRRLGIATVVVYSDADAGSLAVEMADESVHIGASPAAQSYLVADKIIAACKETGAQAIHPGFGFLSENAAFAQRCADEGIVFIGPNPGAISAMGDKIESKKFAQAAGVSCVPGHIGEIADTAEAVTIAEQIGYPVMIKASAGGGGKGIRVAWSRQDVEEGFPAVRAEAKASFGDDRIFIEKFIESPRHIEIQVLGDKHGNVVHLFERECSIQRRNQKVIEEAPSPLLDPATREAMGAQAVALAKAVNYDSAGTVEFVAGQDKSFFFLEMNTRLQVEHPVTELITGLDLVEQMIRSAWGETLAFQQSDLKINGWAIESRIYAEDPYRKFLPSIGRLVRYAPPAEGQQDGGYTIRNDAGVREGDEISMYYDPMISKLCSWAPTRIAAIDGMGRALEDFHIEGLGQNIPFLAAVMDEERFRSGQLATSYIKDQFPDGFQGAQATQAQLDILTAVGAAMQRVQAARARSQASGLMGPARDEWVVAVGSAKRRVKVSGQDGEVTVALLDEGRSLSLTDIAWRPGQPVFRARLGGQAFTVQVAPAAEGFDIRHRAAKARVLVLTPRSAELHGKLPAKQAADTSKLILSPMPGLVVSMDVSQGQAVREGEVVCVLEAMKMQNIIRAERDGTVKAVNAKAGDPVAADEVLVEFN from the coding sequence ATGTTCACGAAGATCCTGATCGCCAACCGGGGCGAGATCGCGGTGCGGGTGATCAAGACGTGCCGGCGGCTGGGGATCGCCACGGTGGTGGTCTATTCGGACGCCGACGCGGGGTCGCTGGCCGTGGAGATGGCCGACGAGAGCGTGCACATCGGCGCGTCGCCGGCCGCCCAGAGCTATCTGGTGGCCGACAAGATCATCGCCGCCTGCAAAGAGACCGGGGCCCAGGCGATCCATCCGGGTTTCGGCTTCCTGTCGGAGAACGCCGCCTTCGCCCAGCGCTGCGCCGACGAGGGGATCGTGTTCATCGGTCCCAACCCCGGGGCCATCTCGGCCATGGGCGACAAGATCGAGAGCAAGAAGTTCGCCCAGGCCGCCGGGGTGTCGTGCGTGCCCGGCCACATCGGCGAGATCGCCGACACCGCCGAGGCGGTGACGATCGCCGAGCAGATCGGCTATCCGGTGATGATCAAGGCCTCGGCCGGCGGCGGCGGCAAGGGCATCCGCGTGGCCTGGAGCCGCCAGGACGTCGAGGAAGGCTTCCCGGCCGTGCGCGCCGAGGCCAAGGCCAGCTTCGGCGACGACCGGATCTTCATCGAGAAGTTCATCGAAAGCCCGCGCCACATCGAGATCCAGGTGCTGGGCGACAAGCACGGCAACGTCGTCCACCTGTTCGAGCGCGAATGCTCGATCCAGCGCCGCAATCAGAAGGTCATCGAGGAGGCCCCGTCGCCGCTGCTCGATCCGGCCACGCGTGAAGCCATGGGGGCCCAGGCCGTCGCTTTGGCCAAGGCGGTCAACTACGACAGCGCCGGCACGGTTGAGTTCGTGGCGGGGCAGGACAAGAGCTTCTTCTTCCTGGAGATGAACACCCGCCTGCAGGTGGAACACCCGGTCACCGAGCTGATCACCGGCCTTGATCTGGTCGAGCAGATGATCCGCTCGGCCTGGGGCGAGACGCTGGCCTTCCAGCAATCGGATCTGAAGATCAACGGCTGGGCCATCGAGAGCCGGATCTACGCCGAGGATCCCTACCGCAAGTTCCTGCCCAGCATCGGCCGCCTCGTGCGCTACGCCCCGCCGGCGGAGGGCCAGCAGGACGGCGGCTACACCATCCGCAACGACGCGGGGGTCCGCGAGGGCGACGAGATCTCGATGTACTACGACCCGATGATCTCCAAGCTGTGTTCCTGGGCCCCGACCCGCATCGCGGCGATCGACGGCATGGGCCGGGCGCTGGAGGACTTCCACATCGAGGGCCTGGGCCAGAACATCCCGTTCCTGGCCGCGGTGATGGACGAAGAGCGCTTCCGCTCCGGTCAGTTGGCCACCAGCTACATCAAGGACCAGTTCCCCGACGGCTTCCAGGGCGCGCAAGCCACCCAAGCGCAGTTGGACATCCTGACCGCCGTCGGCGCGGCCATGCAGCGCGTCCAGGCCGCCCGGGCTCGTAGCCAGGCCTCGGGCCTGATGGGGCCGGCGCGTGACGAGTGGGTGGTGGCGGTCGGTTCCGCCAAGCGGCGGGTGAAGGTCTCGGGCCAGGACGGCGAGGTCACCGTCGCGCTGCTCGATGAGGGTCGCTCCCTGAGCCTGACCGACATCGCCTGGCGGCCTGGCCAGCCGGTGTTCCGGGCCCGGCTCGGCGGCCAGGCCTTCACGGTCCAGGTCGCCCCGGCCGCCGAGGGTTTCGACATCCGCCACCGCGCCGCCAAGGCCCGGGTGCTGGTGCTGACCCCGCGCAGCGCCGAGCTGCACGGCAAGCTGCCCGCCAAGCAGGCCGCCGACACCTCCAAGCTCATCCTCTCGCCCATGCCGGGCCTCGTCGTCTCGATGGACGTGTCCCAGGGCCAGGCCGTCCGCGAGGGCGAGGTCGTCTGCGTCCTCGAGGCCATGAAGATGCAGAACATCATCCGCGCCGAGCGCGACGGCACCGTCAAGGCCGTCAACGCCAAGGCCGGTGACCCCGTCGCCGCCGACGAAGTCCTCGTGGAGTTCAATTGA
- a CDS encoding acyl-CoA carboxylase subunit beta — translation MQHILEELDRRREQAKAGGGAKRVEAQHAKGKLTARERIDLLLDEGSFEEFDMFVEHRCADFGMEAQKVPGDGVVTGWGTINGKVVYVFSKDFTVFGGSLSNAHAQKIIKVQRQAMKVGAPVIGLFDAGGARIQEGVDSLAGYADIFLENVMASGVIPQISVIMGPCAGGDVYSPAMTDFIFMVKDTSYMFVTGPDVVRTVTNEVVTAEELGGARVHAAKSGVAEGAFENDLEALTQVRRLVDFLPSSNRDAAPERETFDEAYREEASLDTLIPADPTKPYDMKELILKVVDEADFFEISSEWAKNIVVGFARMDGETVGVVANQPQVLAGVLDIDSSRKAARFVRFCDAFNIPILTFVDVPGFMPGTKQEYGGLIKHGAKLLFAYAEATVPKITVITRKAYGGAYDVMSSKHLRGDLNYAWPTAEIAVMGAKGAVEIIFRQEAKDPEALAAREAEYKDRFANPFVAAQRGYIDDVIMPHGTRRRIVRGLKSLKGKELTNPWRKHDNIPL, via the coding sequence GTGCAGCACATTCTGGAGGAACTGGATCGCCGCCGCGAGCAGGCCAAGGCGGGGGGCGGGGCCAAGCGGGTCGAGGCTCAGCACGCCAAGGGCAAGCTGACGGCGCGCGAGCGGATCGATCTGTTGCTGGACGAAGGCAGCTTCGAGGAGTTCGACATGTTCGTCGAGCACCGCTGCGCCGACTTCGGCATGGAGGCTCAGAAGGTCCCCGGCGACGGGGTGGTCACCGGCTGGGGCACGATCAACGGCAAGGTGGTCTACGTCTTCTCCAAGGACTTCACGGTGTTCGGCGGCAGCCTGTCGAACGCTCACGCCCAGAAGATCATCAAGGTCCAGCGCCAGGCCATGAAGGTCGGGGCCCCGGTCATCGGCCTGTTCGACGCCGGCGGGGCCCGCATCCAGGAGGGCGTGGATTCGCTCGCCGGCTATGCCGACATCTTCCTGGAGAACGTCATGGCCTCGGGGGTGATCCCGCAGATCAGCGTGATCATGGGCCCCTGCGCCGGCGGCGATGTCTACAGCCCCGCCATGACCGACTTCATCTTCATGGTGAAGGACACCAGCTACATGTTCGTCACCGGGCCTGACGTGGTCCGGACGGTGACCAACGAGGTGGTCACCGCCGAGGAGCTGGGCGGGGCCCGGGTCCACGCGGCCAAGTCGGGCGTGGCCGAGGGCGCGTTCGAGAACGACCTGGAAGCCCTGACCCAGGTGCGCCGCCTGGTCGACTTCCTGCCGTCGTCCAACCGCGATGCCGCGCCCGAGCGCGAGACCTTCGACGAGGCCTATCGCGAGGAAGCCAGCCTCGACACCCTGATCCCGGCCGACCCGACCAAGCCCTACGACATGAAGGAGCTGATCCTGAAGGTGGTCGACGAAGCCGACTTCTTCGAGATCTCCAGCGAGTGGGCCAAGAATATCGTCGTGGGCTTCGCCCGCATGGACGGCGAGACCGTCGGGGTGGTGGCCAACCAGCCCCAGGTGCTGGCCGGCGTGCTCGACATCGACAGCTCGCGCAAGGCCGCGCGCTTCGTGCGGTTCTGCGACGCCTTCAACATCCCGATCCTGACCTTCGTCGACGTGCCGGGCTTCATGCCGGGGACCAAGCAGGAGTACGGCGGGCTGATCAAGCACGGCGCCAAGCTCTTGTTCGCCTATGCTGAGGCCACGGTCCCGAAGATCACCGTCATCACCCGCAAGGCCTATGGCGGGGCCTATGACGTGATGAGTTCCAAGCACCTGCGCGGCGACCTCAACTATGCCTGGCCCACGGCCGAGATCGCGGTGATGGGGGCCAAGGGGGCGGTGGAGATCATCTTCCGCCAGGAAGCCAAGGACCCAGAAGCGCTCGCCGCCCGCGAGGCCGAGTACAAGGACCGCTTCGCCAACCCCTTCGTCGCCGCCCAGCGCGGCTACATCGACGACGTCATCATGCCCCACGGCACCCGACGCCGGATCGTGCGGGGCCTCAAGAGCCTCAAGGGCAAGGAACTGACGAACCCTTGGCGCAAACACGACAACATCCCGCTGTGA
- a CDS encoding XRE family transcriptional regulator, with protein sequence MREKLFIGPRLRVLRQGRGWTLEACATRLGLSPSYLSQIEANQRPVTARVLIDAMRVFEVDAAALDAADDQRLIADLREAVADPVSGGETPGLSEIKQVVSNAPHFARAYLALHRAHRRLDERLKQTEEAVSLDERGAASALLPYEEVRDFFHYKDNYIHALDVAAEALAEDLGLAEGGGGGGP encoded by the coding sequence ATGCGTGAGAAGCTTTTCATCGGCCCCCGGCTGCGCGTCCTGCGCCAGGGGCGGGGCTGGACGTTGGAGGCCTGCGCCACGCGCCTGGGCCTGTCGCCGAGCTATCTGTCGCAGATCGAGGCCAACCAGCGGCCGGTGACCGCCCGGGTGCTGATCGACGCCATGCGGGTGTTCGAGGTCGATGCCGCGGCCCTGGACGCGGCTGACGACCAGCGGCTGATCGCCGACCTGCGCGAGGCCGTCGCCGACCCGGTCAGCGGCGGCGAGACGCCGGGCCTTTCGGAGATCAAGCAGGTGGTCAGCAACGCGCCGCACTTCGCCCGCGCCTATCTGGCGCTGCACCGCGCGCACCGGCGGCTGGATGAACGCCTGAAGCAGACCGAGGAGGCGGTGTCGCTGGACGAGCGCGGCGCCGCCAGCGCCCTGCTGCCGTATGAGGAGGTTCGCGACTTCTTCCACTACAAGGACAACTACATCCATGCGCTGGACGTCGCGGCCGAGGCCCTGGCCGAGGATCTGGGGCTGGCCGAGGGCGGCGGGGGAGGCGGCCCTTGA
- a CDS encoding helix-turn-helix domain-containing protein codes for MRWTSRPRPWPRIWGWPRAAGEAALERQLAERLGVRVERSRELDLLRRFDPETRTLVLGAVQPAATRGFQMAYQIVAMTLAQVVEAELEAASFRSESAAQVCRTGLLNYAAGALLLPYGRFRETARQVRHDIEQLSLIFQTSLEQVFHRLSTLQRPGARGVPFYFVRLDRAGNITKRHSATRFHFARFGGTCPMWNVHDAFSRPDAWMVQLAEMPDGVRYVCVAKGVVKSSGAYLEADRRYALGLGCEAQYADQLVYADGLDLAGPSAPIGVSCRICERVDCSQRAFPPVDRRFEVLENDRRWVPFALK; via the coding sequence ATGCGCTGGACGTCGCGGCCGAGGCCCTGGCCGAGGATCTGGGGCTGGCCGAGGGCGGCGGGGGAGGCGGCCCTTGAGCGGCAGCTGGCCGAGCGGCTGGGCGTGCGGGTCGAGCGCTCGCGTGAGCTGGACCTGTTGCGCCGCTTCGATCCCGAGACCCGGACCCTGGTGCTGGGGGCGGTGCAGCCGGCCGCGACCCGCGGCTTCCAGATGGCCTATCAGATCGTCGCCATGACCCTGGCGCAGGTGGTCGAGGCCGAGCTGGAGGCTGCTTCGTTCCGCAGCGAGAGCGCCGCCCAGGTCTGCCGCACGGGCTTGCTCAACTACGCCGCCGGGGCGCTGCTCTTGCCCTATGGCCGCTTTCGCGAGACCGCGCGCCAGGTGCGCCACGACATCGAACAGCTGAGCCTGATCTTCCAGACCAGCCTGGAGCAGGTCTTCCATCGCCTGAGCACCCTGCAGCGGCCGGGCGCGCGGGGCGTGCCGTTCTATTTCGTGCGGCTGGACCGGGCCGGCAACATCACCAAGCGCCACAGCGCCACGCGCTTCCACTTCGCGCGGTTCGGCGGAACCTGTCCGATGTGGAACGTCCACGACGCCTTCAGCCGCCCCGACGCCTGGATGGTGCAGCTGGCCGAAATGCCGGACGGGGTGCGCTATGTCTGCGTCGCCAAGGGGGTGGTGAAGTCTTCCGGAGCCTATCTGGAGGCCGATCGCCGCTATGCCCTGGGGCTGGGCTGCGAGGCGCAGTATGCCGACCAACTGGTCTATGCCGACGGGCTGGACCTGGCGGGACCGTCGGCGCCGATCGGCGTCAGCTGCCGGATCTGCGAGCGCGTGGACTGTTCCCAGCGCGCGTTCCCGCCGGTCGATCGCCGCTTCGAGGTGTTGGAGAACGACCGACGCTGGGTGCCGTTCGCGCTCAAATAG